A region of Candidatus Roizmanbacteria bacterium DNA encodes the following proteins:
- a CDS encoding GIY-YIG nuclease family protein gives MFYYTYVLESTINGTLYIGWTTDLVHRIEEHNNKNVTSTKRYVPWVVVYYEACRSKKGAIEREKQLKTGFGRAYLKRRLSK, from the coding sequence ATGTTTTATTACACATACGTACTAGAGAGTACCATTAACGGTACATTGTACATCGGTTGGACAACGGACCTTGTACATAGAATAGAAGAACATAATAATAAAAATGTTACTTCTACGAAGAGGTATGTTCCGTGGGTAGTGGTGTACTATGAAGCATGTAGGTCGAAAAAAGGAGCGATTGAACGAGAGAAGCAGTTAAAGACAGGATTTGGAAGAGCTTATCTTAAAAGAAGACTAAGTAAATAA
- the era gene encoding GTPase Era — translation MKEGIVLLLGRPNVGKSTFVNNIIGQKVAITSPKPQTTRFPIQGLFEDERGKIIFTDTPGIFDKAKDTMAKKINEQTYGAINKEADVVLYFVDPTRRRDFEEAKVLGIARKMKAPVILVINKSDERQKYLPQYKFLEEEFAEVVHISALKSHNFDQLLELIYNHLPEAGDQPLLSEERVYPLLNMDSKAFIGELIREKVFLMMGEEIPYSTTAIVDDIKERDNGMLYIKARILTTNERHKKMIIGKGARKIKDLGSYARKEIALATSKKVYLDLTVETDPHWQEVLYSS, via the coding sequence ATGAAAGAAGGCATCGTACTCCTTTTGGGGAGACCAAATGTAGGAAAATCAACATTTGTAAATAACATCATCGGACAAAAGGTGGCAATTACATCACCGAAGCCGCAAACCACACGATTCCCTATCCAGGGATTGTTTGAGGATGAACGGGGTAAAATCATATTTACCGATACGCCGGGTATTTTTGACAAAGCAAAAGATACCATGGCCAAAAAAATAAACGAACAGACATATGGCGCAATCAACAAAGAGGCTGATGTCGTCCTTTATTTTGTTGATCCCACAAGACGCCGCGACTTTGAAGAGGCAAAAGTGCTGGGAATTGCCCGCAAAATGAAAGCCCCGGTCATACTGGTCATCAATAAGTCAGATGAAAGACAAAAATATCTTCCTCAGTACAAATTTCTTGAAGAAGAATTTGCTGAAGTAGTGCATATTTCCGCTCTGAAAAGCCATAACTTTGACCAGCTTCTTGAATTGATTTACAATCATCTGCCGGAAGCGGGAGATCAACCGCTCCTTTCCGAGGAACGGGTGTATCCGCTTCTCAATATGGACAGTAAAGCTTTCATAGGAGAGCTTATCCGGGAAAAAGTATTTTTGATGATGGGTGAAGAAATACCCTATTCTACTACGGCAATTGTCGATGACATCAAAGAACGTGATAACGGAATGCTTTACATCAAAGCCCGTATCTTGACCACAAATGAACGGCATAAAAAAATGATCATAGGAAAGGGAGCACGGAAAATCAAGGACCTCGGAAGCTATGCCCGGAAGGAAATCGCACTGGCTACATCCAAAAAAGTCTATCTTGATCTGACTGTCGAAACCGATCCCCATTGGCAGGAAGTATTGTATTCTTCCTAA
- a CDS encoding GIY-YIG nuclease family protein, with protein sequence MKQYFVYIIQCKDNSFYVGITTDLNRRIRQHNGIISGGAKYTRMKKPVILRYYEVSTDRSKALKREYYIRNLSHAEKSKLCDNFTCINR encoded by the coding sequence ATGAAACAGTATTTTGTATACATCATTCAATGCAAAGACAACTCTTTTTATGTCGGTATTACGACTGATTTAAACCGCCGGATCAGACAGCACAACGGAATTATCAGCGGAGGTGCAAAATATACCCGGATGAAGAAACCGGTCATACTTCGTTATTATGAAGTCTCTACAGACAGAAGCAAAGCACTAAAACGGGAATACTATATCAGAAACCTCTCACATGCTGAGAAATCAAAACTGTGTGACAACTTTACATGTATAAATCGCTAA
- a CDS encoding PAS domain-containing protein produces MSQSSSDKRGIECDSYKKIAKLTSDLLWEWDLKTHTMKKSVGSSEVFSSFRKKDIPQVDWWENRIHPDDRKRIVKDIRRAIQSKHKMKWHGVYRFLLDDNSEVWVSDTACIIRNSQGKAQKLIGAMRDITQRIKTEEMLRSRLSRQLSISELSRKALSENDIYQLFQLSVDQLREVLQIDAAKVLELMPDNKCMMLRAGFGWNKKTITHNTIIEKDSHSQAAYALKSKKPVIVDDLRTEKRVTGPNMLTQHKIISGMSVILCRNEGTYGVLSVHTKTKRIFTREDIDYLQSIANIISLAIQRNETEGELRKAQSQFKALHDANIIGVMYERMNGSIVNANDAFLNMLGYTRKEFEKRTIRWEDITPAEYERADLRAFEEVSQTGIAYPYEKEYFKKDGGRVSAIVGAVMLNRETEEVLAFALDITARKELERKKDEFMSIASHELRTPLTSIKGYTQILERIIQQMGDQRLHTYLKKTNTYVERLNSLIVELLDVSKIQAGKLVMNYEAVDFDAFIEESIESIRHFSSRHSIVYHGRINEVLRIDRNRLEQVLTNLITNAIKYSPNGNKVEVQVKKEGNSVVVSITDEGIGISKKDQKNLFNRFYRVESSSNSFSGLGIGLYISREIINRHGGKIWATSKKGEGSTFSFSLPLQEAFLQPHIS; encoded by the coding sequence ATGTCTCAGTCTTCATCCGACAAACGCGGAATCGAATGTGATTCGTACAAAAAAATTGCAAAATTAACTTCGGATCTACTGTGGGAATGGGATCTCAAAACCCATACCATGAAAAAATCCGTTGGTTCCTCTGAGGTATTTTCCTCTTTCCGCAAGAAGGATATACCTCAAGTGGATTGGTGGGAAAACCGTATTCATCCCGATGACCGGAAGCGGATCGTAAAGGATATCCGCCGGGCAATACAGTCAAAACACAAAATGAAATGGCATGGGGTGTATCGTTTTCTGTTGGATGACAATTCCGAAGTCTGGGTATCTGATACTGCCTGCATTATCAGAAATTCTCAAGGTAAAGCCCAAAAGCTGATCGGTGCCATGAGAGATATTACCCAACGAATAAAAACGGAGGAGATGCTCAGATCCCGATTGTCCCGGCAACTGTCTATCTCCGAACTCAGTCGTAAAGCGCTGTCAGAAAATGACATCTACCAACTCTTTCAGCTGTCCGTTGATCAGTTACGGGAAGTGCTTCAAATCGATGCTGCCAAAGTGCTCGAACTGATGCCTGATAACAAGTGCATGATGCTTCGTGCCGGCTTCGGTTGGAATAAAAAGACGATTACTCACAACACTATTATAGAAAAAGATTCTCACTCGCAGGCAGCATATGCACTGAAATCAAAAAAACCGGTAATTGTGGATGACCTGCGCACCGAAAAAAGAGTAACCGGTCCGAATATGTTGACCCAACATAAGATCATAAGCGGAATGAGTGTGATTTTGTGCAGAAATGAAGGTACTTACGGTGTTTTAAGCGTTCATACGAAAACAAAAAGGATCTTTACGCGGGAGGATATTGATTATCTCCAATCGATTGCCAATATTATTTCTCTTGCGATACAACGAAATGAGACAGAGGGTGAGCTTCGCAAGGCACAATCACAGTTTAAAGCACTGCATGATGCCAATATCATCGGCGTGATGTATGAGCGGATGAACGGCAGTATCGTAAATGCCAATGATGCATTCCTCAATATGCTCGGATATACCCGTAAGGAGTTCGAAAAGAGGACGATTCGCTGGGAAGATATCACCCCTGCTGAGTATGAGAGAGCTGACCTTCGTGCTTTCGAAGAAGTATCGCAAACGGGAATTGCTTACCCTTATGAAAAAGAATATTTTAAGAAAGACGGCGGTCGGGTTTCTGCGATTGTAGGGGCTGTTATGCTGAATCGCGAAACGGAAGAAGTGCTTGCCTTCGCGCTTGACATCACGGCACGCAAAGAACTCGAGAGGAAAAAAGATGAGTTTATGAGTATCGCATCGCATGAACTCCGTACTCCTCTTACCAGTATTAAAGGGTATACACAGATTCTTGAACGTATTATCCAGCAAATGGGAGACCAGCGTCTGCATACCTATCTCAAAAAAACGAACACATACGTAGAACGCCTTAACAGCCTGATTGTTGAGCTTCTGGATGTGTCAAAAATTCAGGCTGGGAAACTGGTCATGAACTATGAAGCAGTTGATTTTGACGCATTTATTGAAGAAAGTATCGAAAGCATCAGGCATTTCAGTTCAAGACATTCGATTGTATATCACGGACGCATCAATGAAGTCCTTCGTATTGACCGTAACCGTCTGGAACAGGTACTTACCAATCTTATTACCAATGCGATTAAATACTCTCCAAACGGAAATAAAGTAGAGGTGCAGGTGAAAAAAGAAGGTAACTCTGTGGTGGTCAGCATTACCGATGAAGGCATCGGGATTTCTAAGAAAGATCAAAAAAATCTTTTTAATCGCTTTTATCGGGTGGAATCATCTTCAAACAGCTTCTCGGGATTGGGAATCGGCTTGTATATTTCCCGTGAGATAATCAACCGACACGGCGGAAAAATATGGGCAACCAGCAAGAAAGGTGAAGGATCAACATTCTCCTTTTCCCTTCCGCTGCAGGAAGCCTTTTTACAACCGCACATCTCATAA
- a CDS encoding YegS/Rv2252/BmrU family lipid kinase, which yields MKKLTIIINPSSGQPLPVIPQISDFAEQNRFSWEILTTRKQGDASLFAKQALEKRADVVLVYGGDGTVMEVAESLMNTETPLYIIPGGTANILAKELQIPLMTEQALKLLTNPETNIKRIDMGTVNKKPFILRVNSGVLADMIIEADPNAKVSFGQLAYSFSAVQQFANTQSIQYSITIDGETERLQGITLTIANSGNIGFSGVSFTPDIKVDDGLLDILVLRENTIGSLAGVITGAVINRTIHEQLAHWRVKKATISMHPGQSVLRDDVMLKETTLEIETVPSAISIATPL from the coding sequence ATGAAGAAGCTGACTATTATCATCAATCCGTCGTCCGGCCAGCCGCTTCCCGTCATTCCGCAAATCTCTGATTTTGCAGAGCAAAACCGTTTTTCCTGGGAAATACTCACCACGCGTAAGCAGGGTGACGCGTCCCTATTTGCAAAGCAGGCTTTGGAAAAAAGGGCTGATGTCGTACTTGTGTACGGAGGTGACGGAACCGTGATGGAAGTTGCCGAATCATTGATGAACACAGAGACTCCTTTGTATATAATCCCTGGCGGAACGGCCAACATCCTGGCAAAAGAACTGCAGATTCCGCTGATGACAGAACAGGCGCTCAAGCTCCTGACAAATCCTGAAACAAACATAAAACGAATTGATATGGGAACGGTAAACAAAAAGCCGTTTATCCTCCGGGTAAATTCCGGCGTGCTTGCCGATATGATCATTGAGGCAGATCCAAATGCAAAAGTGAGCTTCGGACAGCTTGCTTATAGTTTCAGCGCCGTGCAGCAATTTGCAAATACTCAATCGATACAGTACTCTATCACAATTGACGGGGAAACCGAAAGATTACAGGGAATCACGCTTACCATAGCCAACAGCGGCAATATCGGCTTTAGCGGAGTATCTTTCACGCCGGATATCAAAGTGGATGACGGTTTGCTCGATATACTCGTTCTCCGAGAGAATACCATCGGATCACTCGCCGGAGTCATCACGGGAGCGGTCATCAACAGGACAATTCATGAACAACTTGCTCATTGGAGGGTCAAAAAAGCAACGATATCCATGCACCCCGGGCAATCGGTTCTTCGGGATGATGTTATGCTGAAGGAAACGACACTCGAAATTGAAACTGTTCCTTCAGCGATAAGTATCGCCACACCGTTATAA
- a CDS encoding dual specificity protein phosphatase family protein encodes MRHVRSIILFFLTTFARYTDHLHRVLFGLPQMARSEITPQLYLGGQYSKHGYRKLQQIGITAIVNMRETPALIYQDLPKLRILHLPTKDMNEPTITDLINGIQFIRQELDQGGKVYIHCRLGEGRGPTMMIAYLMSTGLTPEDAFRLVQNVRPFIRPTALQMAQLAKLNEMIITNSLSA; translated from the coding sequence ATGAGACATGTTCGGAGTATCATCCTCTTTTTCCTGACTACTTTCGCCCGCTACACGGATCACCTGCACAGGGTGCTTTTCGGACTTCCTCAGATGGCAAGAAGTGAGATTACTCCTCAACTGTACTTGGGAGGTCAATACTCAAAACACGGATACCGGAAACTGCAGCAGATCGGCATTACGGCAATAGTGAATATGAGGGAAACACCGGCTTTGATATATCAGGATCTTCCTAAGCTTCGGATACTGCATTTGCCCACGAAGGATATGAATGAACCGACTATCACAGATCTCATAAACGGTATTCAGTTTATCCGGCAGGAACTTGATCAAGGAGGAAAAGTGTATATCCACTGTCGGTTAGGTGAAGGACGCGGTCCGACCATGATGATTGCCTATCTGATGAGTACGGGACTGACTCCTGAGGATGCTTTCCGGCTTGTACAGAATGTCCGTCCGTTTATCAGACCGACAGCCTTGCAAATGGCTCAGCTTGCCAAACTCAATGAGATGATCATAACAAACTCGTTATCCGCCTGA
- a CDS encoding glutamate--tRNA ligase, with protein sequence MIRTRIAPSPTGEDIHIGNLYTAYINYIFAKQNNGKFIVRIEDTDRTRYVEGAEEKIHSSLKAFGIVNDEGVEAGGDFGPYRQSERLEIYKKYSEELIAKEKAYYCTCSKERLEEVRKGMQEKKQIPKYDKYCLSRQDEVKKEIEGGSDYVVRLNVPENTEVVFQDAIRGEVKINTNNIDDQVLMKSDGFPTYHMAVVIDDHLMEISHVIRAEEWISSTPKHVLLYQSFGWELPVFAHLPILRNPDKSKLSKRKNPVWASWYLAEGFLPEAVLNYLSLMGWSHPEEKEIFSADEFMKVFTLERVQPVGPVFDIKKLTWMNGQYIMKLSDNELKEKILSFYADKQFPEEIVAASVPLVKERMKTLKDYWSLAAFLFEKPTEYEVDLTDKKEILSKVLKTLSPISDWKADVIGQEMQDLATKEEIPFGKFFMMLRVAMSGKKVSPPLNESMELLGRDETIRRITSLL encoded by the coding sequence ATGATAAGAACCCGCATCGCACCATCACCAACAGGAGAAGATATTCATATAGGAAATCTTTACACGGCATATATAAACTACATCTTTGCCAAACAAAACAACGGTAAATTTATTGTCCGAATCGAAGATACGGACCGTACTCGATATGTGGAAGGAGCCGAAGAAAAAATTCACAGTTCCCTGAAAGCATTCGGAATCGTGAATGATGAAGGAGTTGAAGCGGGCGGTGATTTCGGTCCGTATCGTCAATCGGAACGTCTGGAGATATATAAAAAATATTCAGAAGAACTCATTGCAAAAGAGAAAGCATATTACTGCACCTGTTCAAAAGAACGTCTCGAAGAAGTAAGAAAAGGCATGCAGGAGAAAAAACAGATCCCCAAGTATGATAAATATTGCCTCTCAAGACAGGATGAAGTCAAAAAAGAAATTGAAGGCGGCAGCGATTATGTCGTACGGTTAAATGTGCCGGAGAATACAGAAGTCGTCTTTCAGGATGCTATACGGGGTGAAGTGAAGATCAATACAAACAATATTGATGATCAGGTTCTGATGAAATCAGACGGATTCCCGACATATCACATGGCCGTTGTAATCGATGATCATCTCATGGAAATCAGTCATGTGATCCGTGCGGAGGAATGGATTTCATCGACTCCGAAACATGTACTGCTTTATCAGTCGTTCGGATGGGAACTTCCTGTTTTTGCTCATCTGCCGATTTTGAGAAATCCGGATAAATCAAAGCTTTCAAAACGCAAGAATCCGGTTTGGGCTTCTTGGTATCTGGCGGAAGGTTTTTTGCCCGAGGCCGTTCTTAATTATCTTTCACTGATGGGTTGGTCGCATCCAGAAGAAAAAGAAATATTCTCAGCGGATGAATTTATGAAGGTGTTTACTCTTGAACGTGTTCAGCCTGTGGGGCCTGTCTTTGATATCAAAAAACTTACCTGGATGAACGGTCAATATATTATGAAGCTCAGTGACAATGAACTAAAAGAAAAAATCCTGTCGTTTTATGCTGATAAACAATTTCCTGAGGAAATTGTTGCGGCGTCCGTTCCGCTTGTGAAAGAACGTATGAAAACTCTCAAAGATTACTGGTCACTGGCGGCATTTTTATTTGAGAAACCGACTGAGTATGAGGTCGATTTGACGGATAAAAAAGAAATTCTTTCAAAAGTACTTAAAACATTGTCGCCAATTTCTGACTGGAAAGCAGACGTCATCGGTCAGGAGATGCAGGACTTGGCTACAAAGGAAGAAATTCCGTTCGGGAAATTCTTTATGATGCTTCGTGTTGCCATGTCAGGGAAAAAAGTATCACCTCCTTTAAATGAATCCATGGAACTTCTCGGTCGGGATGAGACAATCAGGCGGATAACGAGTTTGTTATGA
- a CDS encoding NUDIX domain-containing protein encodes MIKETDFTYCPKCATKFNPIKGNALICPNCDLHYYINPKPANALLLENEKGEILLVVRAYDPKKGMLDVPGGFVEVGESLEESLTRELQEELGVELHDFTYVASCPDEYEHGGVSSRSLGILFKATIPEGTELHPADDVESYQWFRTDSIPYESIAFEGIRSLLKKLYS; translated from the coding sequence ATGATCAAAGAAACCGACTTTACCTACTGTCCGAAGTGTGCAACAAAGTTTAACCCCATCAAGGGAAATGCTTTGATTTGTCCCAACTGTGATCTCCATTATTACATCAATCCCAAACCGGCTAATGCACTCCTTCTTGAAAATGAGAAAGGGGAAATTCTTCTTGTAGTACGCGCCTATGATCCGAAAAAAGGAATGCTTGATGTCCCGGGCGGTTTTGTCGAAGTCGGAGAATCTCTTGAAGAATCCTTGACCCGTGAACTGCAAGAAGAGCTTGGTGTAGAACTGCATGATTTTACGTATGTGGCTTCCTGCCCTGATGAATACGAACACGGGGGCGTAAGCAGCAGATCTCTCGGGATATTATTTAAAGCCACCATTCCCGAAGGCACTGAACTTCATCCTGCAGATGATGTCGAAAGCTACCAATGGTTCCGTACAGATTCGATACCGTATGAAAGTATTGCATTTGAAGGAATCAGGTCACTGCTGAAAAAGCTGTACTCTTAA
- a CDS encoding GldG family protein, which produces MKKFASPFKKLPFRIPMKQLNFVQRFGLYRFKKSFVVAASILVFLILNFLFSYISFRADFSKGNAYTLSDSTREIVRKLDNQVTVTLYASDNIPARLQPLTREVIDLLREYERAGNVVVQISEFNPAEDQDTVTTLQQSGIAGIPIREQQQSEVSVTEIYFGIIVKYQDNQEVVSQALDVENLEYNLTSAIYRLTNEQLPQIATIGSDNSMIPQQDELGVFKQIAGRFFSILPVAPPQETEEATEEEAATLQVDPSTKTLMVFDSPAREFSDEEVAAINEYSKKGNTVVFTNGVVVDDSTLEVATGEAKLQSLLAAKGIAVQQNLVLSGRAEMVNLGGGGYSLLIPYPMWLQTDAFNTDVSYFSGVAGLTFPWVSSLETVDIKGYSVRKIVETSAQSWIQQGTFSTNPQEIPEPTEEELGTFTLAAETTAESKAKTMVIGSSRFIYNQYLSRETQNLEFVLNILSDYASGGALSGISRRSLSIYSLPVLPKSVQEVYKYTNILLFPIIFGGYGLYRLVKRSRETS; this is translated from the coding sequence ATGAAAAAATTTGCATCACCATTCAAAAAGCTGCCTTTTCGCATTCCGATGAAACAGCTGAACTTCGTTCAGCGATTCGGGTTGTATCGGTTCAAAAAAAGTTTTGTGGTTGCAGCTTCCATACTCGTTTTCCTCATTCTGAACTTTCTGTTTTCATATATCTCATTTAGAGCGGATTTCTCAAAAGGAAATGCCTACACTCTTTCCGATTCCACCCGTGAAATCGTGAGAAAACTTGATAATCAGGTCACGGTGACACTCTATGCTTCGGACAATATTCCGGCGCGTCTTCAGCCTCTCACGCGTGAAGTTATCGATTTACTACGCGAGTATGAACGGGCAGGAAATGTCGTTGTGCAAATATCGGAGTTCAATCCGGCTGAAGATCAGGATACCGTCACGACACTACAGCAGTCAGGTATTGCCGGTATTCCGATCAGAGAACAGCAGCAGAGTGAAGTCTCAGTGACCGAGATTTATTTCGGGATCATTGTCAAATACCAGGATAATCAGGAAGTGGTCAGTCAGGCTCTGGATGTTGAAAATCTCGAGTACAATCTCACATCAGCAATATATCGCCTCACCAACGAACAACTGCCGCAGATCGCGACGATCGGTTCAGACAACAGCATGATTCCTCAGCAGGATGAGCTCGGTGTATTTAAGCAGATAGCCGGACGATTCTTCTCAATCCTCCCTGTTGCACCGCCGCAAGAGACGGAAGAAGCAACTGAAGAAGAAGCGGCCACACTTCAGGTTGACCCATCAACAAAAACTCTTATGGTATTTGATTCACCCGCTAGGGAATTTTCCGACGAGGAAGTGGCAGCGATAAATGAATATTCCAAAAAAGGGAACACCGTCGTTTTCACCAACGGAGTCGTTGTTGATGACAGCACATTGGAGGTCGCGACCGGAGAAGCGAAACTACAATCATTGCTTGCTGCGAAGGGAATAGCTGTACAACAGAATCTTGTCCTGTCAGGGCGTGCGGAGATGGTAAACCTGGGAGGCGGAGGATATTCGCTTCTCATTCCTTATCCGATGTGGCTCCAGACTGATGCATTTAATACTGATGTCAGTTATTTTTCCGGAGTGGCCGGACTCACATTTCCCTGGGTATCGTCACTTGAGACTGTTGATATAAAAGGATATTCCGTACGAAAGATTGTTGAGACATCAGCACAATCCTGGATACAGCAGGGCACTTTTTCCACGAATCCTCAGGAAATTCCTGAACCGACTGAGGAGGAACTTGGAACATTCACACTTGCCGCCGAGACGACAGCTGAGAGTAAAGCAAAAACGATGGTGATCGGTTCTTCCCGGTTTATTTACAACCAGTATCTTTCCCGTGAAACACAAAATCTTGAATTCGTACTCAATATTCTTTCCGATTATGCATCAGGTGGTGCATTGAGCGGTATAAGCAGACGGTCACTGAGCATTTATTCTCTGCCGGTATTACCAAAAAGCGTGCAGGAAGTTTATAAATATACAAATATCCTTCTGTTTCCAATAATTTTCGGAGGATACGGACTTTACAGACTGGTCAAACGGAGCAGGGAGACTTCTTAA
- a CDS encoding ABC transporter permease subunit, which produces MKALLKKELAFYLNNPLGYIVIILFAVFANFMFVKDIFVTGSASMRPFFDVLPWLLMVFVPALVMRMIAEEKRTSTMEVLMSLPVSETQIVLSKFFAAWMLTAIGLLLTLALPISMYVLTGQVGGRIHLPEVFVGYIGELFVAAAFIAISLFFSAFTKNQIVAFLASIVTIFFLIIFSTDFATSIIPPVLESGLNYLSPVVQLSGFSKGVIDIRALFYFISFTSLFLFLTVVDLERRP; this is translated from the coding sequence ATGAAAGCATTACTAAAAAAAGAACTGGCATTTTATCTGAATAATCCGTTGGGATATATCGTGATAATCCTGTTTGCAGTGTTTGCCAACTTCATGTTTGTCAAAGACATTTTTGTAACGGGATCTGCATCAATGAGACCCTTTTTTGATGTTTTGCCGTGGCTTCTGATGGTATTTGTTCCCGCACTGGTCATGAGAATGATTGCAGAAGAGAAGCGGACAAGCACGATGGAAGTGCTTATGAGTCTACCCGTGTCAGAAACGCAGATTGTTCTTTCAAAATTTTTTGCAGCATGGATGCTGACAGCAATTGGTCTGTTGCTTACATTGGCTCTTCCGATATCAATGTATGTGTTGACAGGTCAGGTAGGAGGGAGGATACATCTTCCTGAGGTTTTTGTGGGATATATCGGAGAACTGTTTGTGGCAGCGGCATTTATTGCTATCTCCCTCTTTTTCTCCGCTTTCACTAAAAATCAGATTGTTGCATTTTTGGCTTCAATTGTGACTATCTTTTTCCTGATCATTTTTTCAACTGATTTTGCAACCAGTATTATTCCTCCTGTACTTGAATCGGGATTGAATTATCTCAGTCCGGTGGTTCAGCTTTCCGGTTTTTCCAAAGGAGTTATCGATATCAGAGCGTTGTTTTACTTTATCAGCTTTACATCACTCTTTTTATTTTTGACAGTTGTCGATCTTGAACGAAGACCATGA
- a CDS encoding ATP-binding cassette domain-containing protein has translation MITLTEVSKKYGHTQAVEDVTFTAQKGEIIGFLGPNGAGKTTTMKLILGLIRPNTGTVRVNKLDPLTNRMDILPDIGYLPENNPLYGDMKVREYLTFVAEVKGIIDPKKVEEVITNVAITEKAMAKIDELSRGYRQRVGLAAALIGDPHILILDEPTSGLDPIEQEKIKNLIKKTAKNKIIIFSTHILSEVEDIATRLVIISKGEVVYDGDKPKRAGGVEKLFKKLVSKE, from the coding sequence ATGATTACACTTACTGAAGTTTCAAAAAAATACGGACACACCCAGGCAGTTGAAGATGTGACGTTCACCGCACAGAAAGGTGAAATTATCGGATTTTTAGGCCCAAACGGTGCCGGAAAAACTACAACGATGAAACTGATTCTCGGTCTCATCCGTCCGAATACGGGAACAGTCAGAGTGAATAAGCTTGATCCTCTCACTAACCGCATGGATATTTTGCCGGATATCGGATATCTCCCCGAAAATAATCCTTTGTACGGTGATATGAAAGTGAGAGAATACCTTACCTTTGTTGCTGAAGTGAAAGGGATAATTGATCCAAAAAAAGTTGAAGAAGTCATCACGAATGTTGCTATTACGGAGAAAGCAATGGCGAAAATTGATGAGCTGTCAAGAGGATACAGGCAGCGTGTCGGGCTGGCAGCAGCTTTGATTGGCGACCCTCATATTCTCATTCTTGACGAACCGACCTCTGGCCTTGATCCGATCGAGCAGGAAAAAATTAAAAACCTGATCAAAAAGACAGCAAAAAATAAAATCATCATATTCTCGACACATATTCTTTCGGAAGTTGAGGATATTGCCACAAGGCTTGTCATTATTTCGAAAGGAGAAGTTGTGTATGACGGTGATAAACCGAAACGTGCAGGCGGAGTAGAAAAATTATTTAAAAAGTTGGTTTCAAAAGAATGA
- the trmD gene encoding tRNA (guanosine(37)-N1)-methyltransferase TrmD: MKISIITLFPNMIQGFFNESIIKKAQDKGIVEIEIVDLRTFAIDSYGTVDDRPYGGGAGMVIRPDVLVEALKKVTKGKTKKKVFLTSAKGKPFTERKAEELTKEKHIVIIAGHYEGFDERVMKHIDEEVSLGDFVLTGGEIPAAAIVDAVVRLLPGVLKKSDATKEESFFQMPVDDLIEVCGEDEVLGLLKKNNIHKVQLVEYPHYTRPEMFEGEGVPEVLTSGNHQEVRKWRIRQAYQQTKEKRPDLLDIKRI, encoded by the coding sequence ATGAAAATCTCCATCATCACATTATTTCCCAATATGATTCAGGGCTTCTTCAATGAAAGTATTATAAAAAAAGCACAGGATAAAGGGATCGTCGAAATTGAAATAGTTGATTTGCGGACATTCGCAATTGATTCATACGGGACGGTTGATGACCGACCGTATGGAGGAGGTGCCGGGATGGTCATTCGTCCTGATGTACTCGTAGAGGCCTTGAAAAAAGTGACAAAAGGGAAAACTAAAAAGAAAGTATTTTTGACTTCCGCGAAAGGAAAACCGTTTACGGAGAGAAAAGCGGAAGAGCTGACAAAAGAAAAACACATAGTTATTATCGCTGGTCATTATGAAGGATTCGATGAACGTGTGATGAAACATATTGATGAGGAAGTGTCACTCGGCGATTTCGTCCTGACCGGGGGTGAAATTCCGGCCGCTGCTATCGTCGATGCCGTTGTCCGGCTCCTTCCCGGTGTACTGAAAAAATCCGATGCTACCAAAGAAGAAAGTTTTTTCCAGATGCCGGTCGATGACCTTATTGAAGTATGCGGAGAAGATGAAGTGCTTGGGCTTTTGAAAAAAAATAATATTCACAAAGTGCAGCTTGTGGAGTATCCGCACTACACCAGACCGGAGATGTTTGAAGGTGAAGGCGTGCCGGAAGTGCTCACAAGCGGCAACCATCAGGAGGTCAGGAAATGGCGGATTCGTCAGGCATATCAGCAAACTAAAGAAAAAAGACCGGATTTACTTGACATCAAGCGGATATAA